The DNA segment TGGTTGTGAAGGATGAAAGGGTGAAAGCGTCATTTTACCACTGTTGTTTACAACGCTTTGTTGAACATAAAACTGAAAGTAACATCGATAATTGCCACAaaacacttttagaacttcaaaaacCGAAAGAAAGTACAAGTAGTTGAATGATCACCTATGATCGAAATTAATTCCATCAAGGAAATGATAACTTAAACGATAAATGATTTCAGACGTTCGCCATTCTACACTCACCGTTAAATGGCGGATTTGAACGTAGGCAAGTTAAATATCCCTTTTTCTGAAAGCAATTGAGTGGCTGACTTCGTGGTATCACTTGTAGTTTTTCCCAATCTGAGGAAGAGTATAAAAATCAAagtgaaagtgagaaaatgcacgaCCCCGTGTCGTCATTTAAttgcatttcccatttaaactcatgttGTCCGTCAGAAAAGATCATTTTGTCGCATCCCGCGTGTTTAATTGATTCGGTAGCTTCTacttgaggaaaaaattgacaaaacgTTAAAAATTTCTAGATTCAACATATTTGAATCATAGGAAAATTCACCATGATCAAGAACGATAAAAATTCATGAGTACTTATATGTGTAGTTATGACTTAAAAATCGCTCGGTTATACAGTCAAATATGAAGTGACTCATCGATATTTTCTTCCACCATACAATCGGATTGTATCCTCATGCACGGGAAAAGTTTTCGCGGACGACGATGCCTAATCTTTCATTCAATGACGTATTCCCTTGTACTTTTATAGTTTTACTATTTTCCCTTTTAGTCTTGCCTTCTCtgttacctttttttttagttatttttaccACTTTTGTCAACCTGTTTATCTTCGTGTTAGTTTTTATAGTGATTCCTATGCAACTGTTTGCATCAGTTTCCTAGAATGGCCGACTGCAAACCGCTATTCTTAACACATAAAGTGAATCTTCGACCTCTGAGCGGATTACTGGAAGTGTTTGATTTTCAATTGCGAGATCATGCATTAAATACAGATAATCTGCGTTCATTACAATGTAAGTGCCATCATTTCCACAAGAAGAAGCCGTGTTACTTAACTAACGAAGAACTTTGCCCGCGATGTTCAAAACCGACTAAATTCCTCGTCAATCATAGTGCACTTCTTTTCCATCCGAATACCGCCAAAAGTGGATTCATAACGAGATGTCCTCATCATTTTCATACCCACGCTCCACCGTGTCACCGTTGTATCGGGTGTAGAGTGAAAGGTCAGTGCACGGTCCAATCATCTTTTCAGTGCAACATCTCTACCTCAAATGTCTGCGAGGGGTTCAACGAACTAAATGACGCTTCGACGTCGAGTGGATCTAAAGGAGCACACAATAGTCATTTTACAGAACGCATTGATGATACACGTTGGGCTGCATACCACGTTTACTCCACCCAAGAACTGAAATTTTACGTGTGTCCACGACATGCTCATAAGCACATCTCGTCTAGACCGACAAGTTTTGAAGAGCAAACCCCTACACCGGACGTGCCATGCTATCTACAATCCGTACTCTGCTGTGAAGAAGCTTCGTCGATAACCGAATTTCAGTCTGGATTCATTTTGAGTGTTCTTGCAACACATTCCAAGGTTAAATACTTGAGGGCTGCTAGTaacaaatccatgtgcaaaatCGTTCACCGAAACGAATTACATTCAAGTAACAATTCATCAGACTTGTCTTGTGCCAAACGTTCGAATCGATTTAGGGCCGGGGATAATTTCACACCGGCTGGGCTGGCCGTAAAACAAGAAGGCGAAAAACctcatctaaaaaaaatgaCCGGTAAAATTGGCATTTTGCCCAATTACGATAGTTACGTTATCGTGGATCCCTCGCTTTGGTTAGAGCAGTCAAAAAGCTACTTTATTTCGCTAATTAAAGCAGTCATACTATCGCCTGCACTCGTCGCGGAccgcttttcaaaatttgagaacgcTAGTTTCCGTGTATCAAACATTAAAGCCTATCGTAGTGGAAAGTCCTCGATGATTAGAACGAACGTCACCGGTTTCGTCACTGAAGGCATATATCAAACGGCGATCATTTCATGTACGTTACCACATGACGCTATTCTAGTCCCACAGAAAATTTACGATCTTTTGATGGGTGATTTCGATATAGTTCTGTTGCCGACGAAACGAGATCCTGCTATAAATACGACTTGTATGTTTGTGCTTATAGCGCTTCGAAATCCCGATCCGTCGATCGAAACGCTTGTAGTTCCCAGCGCGATTGTTAAATCCATGGGTCAAGATCAGGATGGAGACAAGGATGGTTGTTATGCACTACGAATAAGATCAAAGAACGGATTCGACCGTAGGGACTCATTTGTACACAGACTTGCAAGACTAGAAATGGCGCTTGCTATGCGCACTAATAAGACACTGATCGGTTCTCCGCGACTATCTTTCTCAGAATCCGACCTGTTGCTCATGCATCGTAAACAAGAGGAATTACGACGAAGCGAtagtttttttcgaaaaacccACTCCAAAGGGATACGGTATATGATTGAGGCCGGGTGTGGATACCGACGGCAAGAGTATGAAACATTCAcggaaaaattattattgataAACTCTCGTCAGGAAAGGCATTGTTTAACAATTGATGATGTACTTGGACACAAGGCAGCTCTTACGGAGGTGGTCGATTCGGGCGCTAAAGGCCATCGAGAGATGATTCCAATATTAACGGACAGCATCAAATCGAACAATACAATGCATGATAAATGCCTGGAAATGAGAGAACAATTGAACCGGTATATAACGTCAGGTCAAGAATTACGACAAAGTGGAAGAGGACAGTTTAATTGTATTTATGCATCTGAAGATTTAACGATGGTTAACGGGTGTCTTTTCCTCAACAAAGATTTTGCTTTCGATCTTAAACCTTTTACTTGCTCTTATACACTACGCTATTCTGAAGCTTCATTAAAAGAATTTTTAGAAGATTTAAAGACCGCTGGAGAAACAGCGTTGTAACTGACCGATGGGCGGCGTTTAGTAGGTAAGTAGCACTACTGGAAAATATTAAGTCCTCTCCAAAGCCTCACGGCCGCTTCAACTAACTCAAGGAATagagggattttttttcctctttttcgttCTTCTTTGGGTAACCATGAGGGTAAATGTCACAAATTCGCGCGTAAATATGACAATTTAAACCCCAAATGCACATCAGCCCATGTCGGCCACAGACACCCACGCAGTGGTCTGGTTTCGGTCTGGACTGATCTGCTAGGGGCTTAAATTATTAAATGCCGGATTGGCTCAGAAGTTTAAAATAAAGGTGGGTGTAAATTTTACATGAAGAGCAAGGGGCGGGGCCAAGGTCGAGTCGACCGGACTAAACTTAACATCCCCACGTTACTTATTCTGTCCTCACGGTTACAGCCGGAATGTGTCCCGAGAGGCATCGCGTCGGCTGCAGCGAATGGAATTAATTTCCACTTGATTTATTTGCAATAGTGATTGAATATTTGCATGTTCGGTATAACCCTCTTGCTCCTGATGGCTATGAACTCTACATTCCTCTTGGTGATTCTTCAAGTGATAAGTACATACATGAGATTCATCGTTTTAACGGAGAATTTTCCAGTTCAAGTCGTTTCTTCATATATATACGATGTCATTGATGAAGGAAGTGCATTCATTGATACCACGGCTAGAATACTGCTGTTGCAGGTATTCGCTCAGAGCAGGATCATTGATAATCGGTTGGAAAATGTTGATCTCAAACGCGCTATTCGCATTTATCGTGTTGAGCATGGTATCGCGAGTGTCGCGCAAGAAGCTAGTGCTGAGCACCTTGGATGAAAGTGGACTGGATAAAAGTGAAATGGACAATAGTAGACTGGATAATAGTGGACTCGAGGATAGCGGACTGGAAAATAGTTACTTGGATGATAGCGGCTCGGATGATAGTGGCCCAGATGATTGTGACGTGGATGATGATGGCTTGCGCATATTTCACGTAGGCCGTTGGGCATCTCTCTTGATGAACGAAGTCTATATGGTAGTAACAATCATCTTTCTATTTGGTATATATAAGATGGAATGCAATTATTTACTGCCGTTCATATCACTTTTGCTCATCCTGATTGTTTCAGAACTAATCCTTTTTCAATGTAGTCTCGTTGTTGATTCATTGAATTTCGTGAGAGGAGTGCCTCCAAGTATGAACATAGTTGATGTATTAGGTTTATTATTTGACGGatgtattaatatttatttctttttagtTGTTTATAATTATTATCTCACGTTACAGTCATTCACAGGAGAGTCACTGGAACAATTATCTGATGTAGTGTCATTTCGGCTGTGAGCCAAAAACAAGATGCCGCTTTCAAAGGATCCTAAAATTTCATCCAATAAATTTAATTTAGTTATCATGGAATACgtggaaaaaaatatactttcctatctgagaaagaaaaaatacgaaTATTCGAGaacaagaaacaaattttaactcATTCCTCTGTAATCCAGTGACAATTAAAACAATCTCATTTCAAAAAGGAAGGatgtagacaaaaaaaataaatttatgttAAGGCCAAGTTTACTGATTAAAATAATTACATACCTACTTACGGCGTCTTTTTTCCATGTGCAATCGAACATAGGaatgtgatgtttcaaaattgaggATAATGTATCGCAAAAATAAAACCTACCTGTACTAAACTATTTTCACATGCATAATAATGTGTAAACTTTGTATATACTTacaattaaagttttttatTAACAAATACTTACTCTGCTTGTGCATTCCGACACAATCAATTCAGACAAATAAGCCCTGAGTGTTGCGTTAGTCCAGGGAGTCTACTGATTCAAGAAGTCCgaaaaaattttcgttttttctacGACGATGCAGAAACACCGAGAGAGTAAGGAGATTCACTATACTGGTTCAGTTTTTTGGGCTTCGTGTCATCTTTTAGGGGAAGTGCATAGTTTATAAATGTGCTCAAGCTAGCATTGCATTCAGCAAATGAACAATTCTAATGGAAGCGTTAAAAAGAAGCAAgctataaaaaatataattaaataaatacaaCTACAATCAAGAATCAATTTAAAGGCATCGAAAAAAATATGGAATTCTTTCGATTTACCAAGTACCGAATATTTTGGGAACATACCAAAAACTTGCGTACCATTAAAGTGGTTAATTTTTGCCAGC comes from the Bemisia tabaci chromosome 7, PGI_BMITA_v3 genome and includes:
- the LOC140225069 gene encoding uncharacterized protein produces the protein MADCKPLFLTHKVNLRPLSGLLEVFDFQLRDHALNTDNLRSLQCKCHHFHKKKPCYLTNEELCPRCSKPTKFLVNHSALLFHPNTAKSGFITRCPHHFHTHAPPCHRCIGCRVKGQCTVQSSFQCNISTSNVCEGFNELNDASTSSGSKGAHNSHFTERIDDTRWAAYHVYSTQELKFYVCPRHAHKHISSRPTSFEEQTPTPDVPCYLQSVLCCEEASSITEFQSGFILSVLATHSKVKYLRAASNKSMCKIVHRNELHSSNNSSDLSCAKRSNRFRAGDNFTPAGLAVKQEGEKPHLKKMTGKIGILPNYDSYVIVDPSLWLEQSKSYFISLIKAVILSPALVADRFSKFENASFRVSNIKAYRSGKSSMIRTNVTGFVTEGIYQTAIISCTLPHDAILVPQKIYDLLMGDFDIVLLPTKRDPAINTTCMFVLIALRNPDPSIETLVVPSAIVKSMGQDQDGDKDGCYALRIRSKNGFDRRDSFVHRLARLEMALAMRTNKTLIGSPRLSFSESDLLLMHRKQEELRRSDSFFRKTHSKGIRYMIEAGCGYRRQEYETFTEKLLLINSRQERHCLTIDDVLGHKAALTEVVDSGAKGHREMIPILTDSIKSNNTMHDKCLEMREQLNRYITSGQELRQSGRGQFNCIYASEDLTMVNGCLFLNKDFAFDLKPFTCSYTLRYSEASLKEFLEDLKTAGETAL